From the genome of Trichosurus vulpecula isolate mTriVul1 chromosome 6, mTriVul1.pri, whole genome shotgun sequence:
ATCTGAATCATAGTATTATTTCTATAAAGAGCCATTTGGAGCAACATGACCTTTCACCCAAGTGTCTTGGTATTTTCCTAAGAAAGTATCGGGGATAATCCAGAAATGAcaaatttcctttttgttatgTCAGCTGCTGCGGCtcctattttgtgtgtgtgtgtgtgtgtgtgtgtgtgtgtgtatgtatgtatgtatgtatgtatgtgtgtgtgtaaatgcagCATTGTCACTACTCTTTTTTTAAGGACATTATTTTCAACTCTCCTTAAATCTGCAAACCGATACTCGAAGGCCATCAAATGTCAAGTGCTtgctcctttcctctcacttttaaaattctctctgtaTCTTCAAAAACAGCTTTCTTTCCTGTCTCTAGGGAGAATAAAActaaccttcccctcccccacctgtgCTTGTAATCTCTTATTCTAAAGGCTCTTCCGTGACCTTGCTCCACTGAACTCTCCCACTGCCCACTAACACGTCTCTTACAGTTTCAATTTCTTTCTGCACTCACTGATTTCCATCTGTCTATCAATCTCCTCACCTTTATATAATgtatactaaaagaaaaaaaatccctcaacCCTACCTACTATCCCCACAAGTTAATGTTGACTCTTCTTCTCCATTCCCGTATGAGCCCATAACTTGGATAGGGTGACTGAGTCAGGGGCAGAGTCTTAAAACTCGAAGAAGTATTAGAGACCCATctggtccaaatccctcattttatccTGTAACCTGTCCTAAATGTAAGGTGTCACCCTTACACCAGTAAATTACTGTtgaatctctctccttccctataAGAGTTCATGACTTGTAGAAGGTAGCTGAGTCAGTAGGAGGCAGTGATACCCTTCTGTAGCTATGGAGGGAATCATCCCAAGCTGGTGTGGGAGTGGCATGGAAGTACACATCTCTGGAATAAGAAAACCTAATTTCCACAAAGCAGCTTGGGATAAGACAATGTGAGTTTCAGCATATTCCTTTGGTTTTGCACTCTGTCCCTCAACCAACTTACTCAATTCAAGCCCTTGGTGCTTCCCTGTCACTGAGATACCTGACTTGTCAGTTCAAGTCTTGGATTCCAGGAAAGGATTGGTTTTGCCTTCCCTTTCAATTCCCTAATTACTCACACATACtgattttgtcttttgtatctcATGGTATTTCTTTCATCACCAGTCTTCTTTCAAATCTACTCACATACTCTTCAACCTTTTGCAGTCTACTTTCAACCCCACCATTCATCTGAAACTATTCTTTAAAGCTGCCAATTGTTTTTCCAGTTGCTCTGACCAACCCCCTAtctctttgggggaggggactCTTTTTCCACTTCCTGTCTCCTAAATATGGACACTCCCCATGgacctctcctcttctccacaaTCCTTTCCTGGAAAGTCTCATCTACATACTGTAGCTTTGATTCAAAGTCAGAAATCCCTAATGGAGTGTCCTgaactaattctttttttttttgttctgttctgtttttattataaaaggaaaaatgctTATCAGAAATCTTGACAAAAAGGCGAAGGAAGACCTGGCACTCAGAAAAGATACCAGGGTACGAAAACACAAATGTCTGAACCCCAGCTCTGTCAACCCGAACCTAATCACTAAATGACACCTAGGAAAGGGTTTGAGCGTACTAGGGCATAAACGCATGCAACTCTGAAAAACTGTGTAACTTAGAAACCCTATAAACATTAGAATCTAAAATTGTTTTGCCtttataaagggtttttttttaacatatcaaAAGGCCTGCTTTAGTGACACCCTAGTCCCACCAGAAAATAAACACCCACAACCCCTCCCACCTCTTCAGTAACATGGTTAAGTTGACCAGCCAACTCATACTGTTTAAGacctctccccaaccccatcccCCCCTCATATGTGCGCTTCATTCAATGTGTGCTTGTTAAAATCACAGCCACCCAGTGCTTCCTGCTGCCTTTAGCTGTGACACACCTCTGCACAGAAGGGCAAGAGGGTAAGCTGAAAAGATGTCCAGCCACAAaagcaaggctttttttttctcaattcccTTCTAGTAGTCCTTTCTTCTCAGCAGGAACTCCCTTGCTTCTGAGCAGACCTTCCCACCTGCTttgcctctccacccccaccccatgaacACACACcttgaagtttttttgttttcaaatttaaatataaaaatactacTCTGCTTTGGGTAAAGGGAGGATGCGTGGGCAAGGaagatccttttctcttttctaatgcTGAGCAGTCCCCATTGGTTCATCTTCTGGCCAAGGGTTTCCCCACTAGGCCCCATACAACTAGAAAACCAAGTGTTTGTTTTCCTGTAAGCGGGATATAACCACCCCTTACTAATTCTtatcttttaagaaaaatatagAGTCTCATATCAATttaattctcttctccctcccttccaaaaaaCTCAGTAAATTCCTCCTTCTACCCACCTTCCACTCTCCCCAAACCTGCCATctcaaatacttttattttttttttcctggaagccaCAAGTCTCTGTTGATGTACAAACTTGATTAGATGGAAGCAGTGGTTATGTTCCCCAGTCCCCTTTTCCCCCACTAACATACTATTTCTCAGTCTTCAAAAGTCaatgatgggagaaaaaaaaaaacattaaaaacatcCCCCAACCTACTCCcgttcccccacaaaaaaaaagcaaggagttATCTGTGGGCACAAAAAAACATGGTATTTTGTGCCCTGAGTTACATCTAGTAGGGAAaattggaagaagggagaagtgaGGTGGATGAGGGCATGAGAAAAAGGTTATGGGGAGGGGGATACAGAAGCTATCTGTAGGTCTAGTCCACTTAGTTTTTATACTGAAAGGGTTCTTCTCCTGTCTCAATGAGAAGACAGTTAAGGATAAGCGCCTCTGTCACTGCATAAGGGTCACAGTTGGCAGAGGGGCGGCAATCTTCAAAGTAGCCCTTCTTGTCCTGCCCAACCACCCGGGGAATCCAGATGCTGGCGCCGCGGTTGGCCACACCAGCAGAGAACTCATTGATATTGGATGTCTCATGGAAACCTGTCAGGCGACGGGCATTGTCCAGACCCCTCTTGGGATCATAAGCTCGGATGTGATACTTGTGTCTCTTACTTAGTCTCTCGATGGCTTCTTCAATAAACTTTAGACCATTCTCTTCTCTCATGGCCTTGGTACTGAAGTTAGTATGGCAACCAGCTCCATTCCAGTTCCCAGGGATTGGTTTGGGGTCAAACGTTACAATCATTCCAAAATCTTCACACACTCGATGGAGAATGAAGCGGGCAATCCAGAGGTGATCTCCCATTTCAGTCCCTTCACAGGGTCCTATCTGGAACTCCCACTGAGCTGGCATTACTTCAGCATTTGTCCCTGCAATTTTGACTCCGGCATATAGACAAGCACGGTAATGAGCTTCTGCTATATCTCTTCCATAGGCTTTATCAGCTCCCACTCCGCAGTAATATGGACCCTGGGGCCCAGGGAACCCATTGGAAGGCCAACCAAAAGGGTGTCCATCCATTCCCATGAGAGTATACTCTTGCTCCATACCAAACCAGGGTTTCTGGTTGGCCACCATATCCATTATCCGTTTACAGGTATGCCTCAAATTGGTCTCTGCAGGCTTGCGGTTATACTTGAAAACTTCACAGAAAACCAGTTTGTTGGGATCCTTTCGGAAGGGGTCTCGGAACAGAGCAGCAGGAACAAGGTACATGTCACTGTTAGAGCCTTCGGACTGAAAAGTGCTAGAGCCATCAAAATTCCATTCAGGTGGTTCATCGATGCTCTTCGGTTCACTCTCTAGGGTCCTAGTTTTACAGCGAAGTCCCTCGCCAGTTCCATCAATCCAAATGTACATGGCCAGGACTTTGTTCCCTTGAGGCAGGTTCAGGTACATCTGCTTGATATTTTTGTTCAAGTGAGAACTGGCCGAGGTGGCCATGCTGGAAGCTGGGTCTGGGAAAGTCCAGAAACAAGCTGTCAAAGTCGAGGAGGCAGGACGATCAGTCCGCAGGCTCGCAGGTCGGCGGAGCCGGTTGGACGTTCTCGCTGGTGGCTGTAGAGGTAGCTCTGGTGGAAGCTGTGTCTGTAGAGCAGTCACTAGCTCCCATTCTCAGCTTGCCCCTGAActcattcttttaaatattttgattaatatttcagtataattggtttcttttgttattttgatcTATATatcaaaaaatattattctgagaaaggctcCATAAGCTTCAACAGAGGGCCCAatggatccatgacacaaaaaagtttaagcaCCCCTGCTCatgagaatgactccaaaatatgtAACTGTTCCCCAAAGCATCCAATTGTCTCCAACTGTCACTTGAACATTTCCATAAAGAGGTCCCTAATAACTCTCAAACTCTGTTGTTTCCGAAAGCAGCCTAGGCtcttcatttcacttttcctttcccacccattaaacATCTCCTCCTTTGAACTGCGATATTTCAGCCAATGATATTACATACATCAAATATACTCTAAACCTGGGTTCAGTTGCTATTACTTattctgcttgtaattttggACAAGATACAACCTCTTTGGGTCAGGATtttctaatttataaaatatagaaGATCCTTAACATGCCTTCTAATTTTAAATCCTACTACGCAATGATCCCTATGTGGAATCAGTTGCCATGTGATGCAGTCATTCTACTTCTGCAAATCTTTtatgtttcttctcttctcttctgttctcttcccttctcttctcttctcttctcttcttttcattccCTTTGCACCATTCAGCATTATGTCGTTCTAAGTGGAATCGCTTCCTCTAGTATCTTTCTCCCCCTGATTCAATAAATTAGACCATTAataaattgatctttctaaagaaCATTTGAaatcataacattttatttaaaatcagtGGCTACAATTTTGGCAAAAGTTTTATCCTACCATATAAGgctttttatatatacatatatatatgcatatatatatgcatatgtatatgtataagtatgtgtacatatatacacatatatcatatctatatatattctaTTGATTCTATCTATATATAGCATATAAAAGCTACAAGTGTGATCCCAAAGAGTGTTTCCAGACTCCTCTTGAACTACATGCTAATGTTACTCTATATTTCAGCCTAACTAGACTATTAGTAGGGTATTCTTATAACACATAcagtttttttttgcctttttgctcACGTCATTCCTCTAGCAATGAATGGCTGCCTTCAGTATCTCCATCTGGCAAAGTCTCACCCATCCTGCAAGACCTAACTGAAATAtcacctcctccataaaatgttTCCTAATCTCCATTGAAAATGACTCTTTGTTGACTTGGGTCAGTTACATAACCAatatgaacttcagtttcttaatATAAAAGGGCTAGCTTTCTTATAACTCTGTAATTATTTAATTCTATTAAAGATCTAGTACCCCTTTAACTCAATCCAAGtcagcaggtatttattaagtgcttactatgtgccaggcactatgctaagtgctgggttgCCATGAAAGGCAAATACAGTTCCTGTTtaaaggaattcacagtctaatagaagagacaacatgtcaacaactacatacaaacaaaatatataaaagataaattagTGATGAGTAATTTATtttcattgccagtcatcttgacttttatcttgccactgtactttgatgattctggaagaaacaatgaggctgacaacttggtgcaactctacctcacctAAATGCAATTCACCAAGAGTCAAGATGATgtaattggtcctctttgaaaactgaGGACAAACAACTTAAAGGATAAATTGCAGATAATCTCTGAGGAAAGGCTAGCATTGAGGGGGATAATGAAAGGCATTTGGGGGAAGATTGGATTTAacctgagacttgaaagaagccaggcaGCCAGGAAGCAGAGGTTGGGGGCAAAAGAAATCTAGAcatgagggatagccagtgaaaatgcatataATCAGCAGATGGAATGTTGTACAAACAAATAATGAGGAGGTCAGCTTAATACTATATAGGTCTTAGTACTCCCTTctagagtataaactccttgagggtagggatggcATCTCATTCATTTCTGCATCTCTCCCATAATCTAGAATACTTCCTTATGATATTTATTGAACTTAATTAAAATGAATGTCTCTGTTGTCAGTTAAAGTCAAGAATTTATCAACAAAGCTATTTTAATGTTAATAATTTTGCCCACTTTGCAACATTCTATTTGCTAGATTTGAAAATTATTGACACTGGGAGTGAGCAGACCTTTGTCCAAGTTATGGCTCTAGAATAAACTGCTGGGTGGTCTTCAACCCCTCCAGCATTCGatttcctcatccaaaaaaaGATCCTTTAAAAGGATTGAACGAGGTCATCTCCAAAGcttcttccaggtctaaaattcTTTTGttatataaataggaaaaaatagagCTCAGGGAAAAACCACAGATCCCAAACAAAGGTTTTTAATAGAAAGTATGAATCCTTTGGTCCTAATTACTATATTATCATAGGAAACTATAGAAGAGAAAGCCTGAAGTAGAGTAAAATTATTCATCTACTGCTTTCAGTCCCTTCTAAAAGTATACTGGCAAAGCAGCACAAAGAAATGAGCATGTATTTCTCCCATTTAACAGGGATAACTCTAAGTAAACTTTGTTTTAGCCAGCCATGTTAGGCTTTCCGTCAGCCTCTTTGATTCCACTCTTTCCACATATCCCACAGAATCAACTCCCATTTGTACTGTGCTATCCTACTGCTCTCCATTTTGGTCCTAAAGCCATAGAACTGTCAATGCCTCCCAGGGGTCATAATACAGTCTGAAGCCATTCTGATCCAGCTGAGAAAGCCCAAAGGAGACATGATTTTGAGACAGCAGCTGGGCCAACACAGAAACTGTCAGATATGATAAGAATTTCAATAAGGAGAGAAGTctacagatttatttttaaaaggatgtcaGAAACAAGGTAGAAGTGACTACAAAAGTggatggcagcaggaaagaatGACAACATCATGCAGGATTAAAGTAATTTAGAAATATGGCTGCACATTCTAATGATGGGGGGAGTTGGACCAAATAGCAAACCTGTGTTGCATATGTATTAAGCAGACTATGGGATGGTGCTCTGGGGATTGCTTTAAAAGGAAATCTATATAGCCTGACTCACCAAATGAATTGTTGGATGACTCTGAATGGGTCCAGCCTGACCTTGCATCCCATTGACTCACCTCCCCCCCTATAAACAGCATTCCCTACAAAGAGCAACTACTCTAACATGAGTATAACAACACGGAATAAAAAGCAATGGGTTCTTTGAAAGAAAGATACTAAGGGAGGAGCTGTTCCCACTGCTGTAATCAACTGACTAGAACAGTAGGTATTAAATAGTCCGTCAAGTTCAGCAGAACATTTTACATGCATTGCTGATCTGAGACTCCAGTAACCTTGTGAAGTGGTGGCTATAGGCAATATTGTTCCTATTTTACTAAGAGTTTAAATGATCTAACCAtgaccatacagctagtaaatgatagaagtaggatttgaacacagatctttctaACCTCAAGGCCATTGGTCTATCTGAAAGCCAGGCTCTCTCTTAATAAATGAGAAGTTGCAATATTTGCATCTACAGAAGGAAAAATCAACTATGAGATTCATTCTTTGGCCTGTAGTGTTACTTTATTGTTGTTAGTGGTCTCTGATTCATGTTTTATTTAGAAGAGCTTGCTGACTTCCTTAACATTTAAGACAGGATTTCACTACAGATTCAACTTGAAAGAGCATGCTAAGAGCCTAGAAATGAAATATCTAGTAGTTGTGTAGCCAGTGCGAGTCTTCATAATTAAGCAGGACTGGCCTTAGTCTTTGTCAGAACAGGTAGCCACCTCTACGTTGAATTTCAGGGGCACCTTGTAAATATTTGTATACTTAACTAGGCAATGTGTGATCTTGGTATTCTATTAAATTCCTAACCAGAGGAgtggttttagataaataacttttaaatgattgtttctgggggcagctaggtggcacagtgagtagagcacaggccctggagtcaggaggacctgagttcaaatgtggcctcagacacttgacacactaactgtgtgaccttgggcagtcacttaaccccccctcaaaaaaaagaaaaaacaaacaaacaaaaaatattgttTCTAAAGGAATTCTTCTCCTAAACCATAATGCCTGAAATATCTTTAGTAGGAATAAATCCACTTAttgaatagagataataattaatattGAATAATTAAAGATAGAGCTTAATATACAAACATGTAGGGGAGAATTGACACAGTAAGTTCAATTTGCACTAAAGTATAAATGGCTAATACCACATCCTTTCCTGGGAACATGGTTTCTttaatagaggaaaagaaaagtcacGATTCTGAAAGAGTTAGGGAGAAAGCACCATGAAAAGATTCATAAAGGGGAAACTGAAAAGAGAAAGGCAACCTTCCCTAAGGCAAATCTTGAACTTAAAGTTTAAGTTGTCTTGGCCTTGGGAGTTGaccaggagagggaagggagcttGCTAAAGGAAGAGGTCCCTTTTAACTAAAGATTTGTTTATTCAGCAATTAAGAAAGCTTAATGG
Proteins encoded in this window:
- the LOC118853851 gene encoding glutamine synthetase-like translates to MATSASSHLNKNIKQMYLNLPQGNKVLAMYIWIDGTGEGLRCKTRTLESEPKSIDEPPEWNFDGSSTFQSEGSNSDMYLVPAALFRDPFRKDPNKLVFCEVFKYNRKPAETNLRHTCKRIMDMVANQKPWFGMEQEYTLMGMDGHPFGWPSNGFPGPQGPYYCGVGADKAYGRDIAEAHYRACLYAGVKIAGTNAEVMPAQWEFQIGPCEGTEMGDHLWIARFILHRVCEDFGMIVTFDPKPIPGNWNGAGCHTNFSTKAMREENGLKFIEEAIERLSKRHKYHIRAYDPKRGLDNARRLTGFHETSNINEFSAGVANRGASIWIPRVVGQDKKGYFEDCRPSANCDPYAVTEALILNCLLIETGEEPFQYKN